In the Verrucomicrobia bacterium CG1_02_43_26 genome, GCTGTTGCGCGAAAAAGTTATCCCTGGTTTTATGAAACTGTTGCGTAGCGGGGCAAAAAACAAGATACGTATTTGGAGCGCTGGTTGCTCGACGGGGCAGGAACCGTATTCTATTGCGATGCTCATTGATTCGATGCTAGCAAATGTTATGGCATCTGATCTAAAACCAGAGCAATTTCAGATTATCGCGACAGATATTTCTAGTAAAGTGATCCATCAAGCCAAAGAAGGGATCTACAGCCCTATGGAAATTGCGCGTGGCTTAGATGAAGACTTTCAAAAACGCTACTTTAGATACAACGAGTTATCTTGGCAGATAAAAGATTCGATTCGCGAGCGCGTGAAATTCTTAAAACACAACCTGCAAAATAGATTAAATGAATTGGGATATTTCGATTTAATTTTATGCAAAAACGTCATCATATATTTCAATGAATCCTTTAAGGAAGATCTACTAAAAAGGCTTTCCAAGCGTTTAGATAGTAATGGTATTTTAATTGTCGGGACTGCTGAATCTGTATCAAGGTATTCCAAAATTTTCCAAAGAGAATTATACAAGAACGCTATTTATTACACCCCAAAAAAGCCCACGCGTGTACCTTACAAGAAGCCTAATCAAAAACAAGATCTGCCTGTAGGGGTATCTGCAAGCTAATGCCTGGGAATGACTTGGCGTCTGGAGGATATTTTTGTAATAAAAGTTAGTGGAAAAGCTTGACTTCAGGAGCTGGATTTATAAGATAACTTTCTATTCTTACCAAGTAGTAGTATTGAGAGTGCGAGCGTAGCTCAGTTGGTAGAGCACCACCTTGCCAAGGTGGACGTCGAGGGTTCGAATCCCTTCGCTCGCTCCATTTTTTTAAGCCCCATGAAAGCTTCAGTATTTTTTGACTTACCCGCATCAATCCCTTTTAGGGATTTTTTTTCACCTGATGCTGCGCCATGGGAATGGTTGCCTCAAATTCAATTAGCATTAGAGTCGTTTAATTTCTCGGGAGGAAAGACAAAAAAGGATATACCGGAAGGACTACGCGTGTCTGGAAACGTGTTTATTGATCCTACTGCTAAGCTGCCCATTTATGGTGTGATTGAGGGACCTTGCTTCATTGGCCCTAAGACCGAGCTTAGGCCGGGAGTATATATTCGTGGCAATGTCATTGTGGGGGCAAATTGTGTTTTAGGTAATTCTTGCGAGTACAAAAATTGTATCTTAATGGACAATGTACAGACACCTCATTTTAATTACGTGGGTGACTCTATTTTGGGGAATGGGGCTCATTTGGGAGCAGGTGTGATTTTGGCAAATCTAAGGTTAGACCATCAGGATATATCTGTAAAAACGCCCTATGGCCGTGTGCCGACTGCATTACGCAAGATTGGCGCGATTATGGGGGACTATGCGGAGGTGGGCTGTAATGCTGTGCTTCAGCCTGGAACGTTACTTGGGAAAAAGGCTATGGTTGGCCCAACACTCGCATTTGGGGGGTATCTCGAGGCAAACAAGATGGCATTGCTAGCGGTTGATCATAAGATCTATGATCGCAAGGAAATTCAGTCGGCGAGCAAGGTTTAGTTCTTAATCATCGCTGCTTTCGACCTCTATACCAGCTTTTTTCGGCTTACTTTTGCCTTTGCGGGCTTTTAGCGCATCTTGCTGTTCGCGAGGCAGTTTGCTGACGAAGTCAAAAAAGACGGGACAACCCTTTAGGCCGAAGGTGTTATTAAAGTTTGTTAATAAATAGCGTTTATAGGAGTCCTCAAGGCGATGTGCTTGATTACAAAAAACTTTTATGGTGATGGGGTTTGTTCCGCTTTGAAGCGCGTAATAAACCTTAAAACGCCTATTCCCAACAATGGTTGGAGGTGTTCTCTCGAGCAGCTCTCTAACGGTTTTATTAACCTTTGACGTAGGAATTGTTGTGCATTGTATTTCAAATAACATCCGCGCGGCCTTTAAAATACGGTCCATGGAATAGTTTTGAATCGCTGAGGTAAAGATTACCGGAGTGTTTGAGAGGAAAAACAGCTCCTTTAATGCGAATTCGGCAAACTTATCCCTAAAGTCGCGGATATTATCATATCCCTCAACTTCACCCTTTTGAAAAGCTTCTTGAGCGTGATCCCATTTGTTTACGATTAATGCCATGGGTCGGCCAGCCTCTAAAACTTCACCCGCAATACGTTTGTCTTGCTTTGTCACGCCTTCCTTGGCATCAACAACGAGGAAAACAACATCAGCGCCTTGCATAGACTGTGTTGATCGCAAAGTAGAGTAAAATTCTACGGAAGAATCCATCTTTTGCTTGTAGCGCATGCCAGCTGTATCGATGAGGCTAAACGGCCATATTTTACCGCTAGGTGTCGTGAAATCGAAATCCTTTTGGACGGCATCGCGTGTGGTACCAGGGACAGCGCTGACGATCATCCTATTTTCCTTTAACAAGCAATTAGAAAGCGAAGATTTGCCCACATTGGGGCGACCCGCGAAGCAAATTGAAAGGCGACGGTTCTCTGGTTCGGTTTCATCTTCTGTGGCCTCGGATTTAGGGCCTACAAAGTCCTGGATAGCCTTCTGTAAGGCGCTGGAACCATGACCGTGTTCTGCGGATACGCCAAAGACTTGTTTGAAGCCTAGGCGATAAAAATCATTGAGTTGGGTAGTATTCTCCGGATGATCCATTTTATTGACCACGAGCATAACCTGTTTACCGTGGCGGTGAAGCATGCTGGCGATTTCTTCATCATGAGGTAATAAGCCCTTTTGGCCGTCTACGACAAATAGAACAAGCTGTGCTGCGAGGATGGCAAAGTCTACCTGTTCTTCGGTTGCATTGTGAATAGCCTGATTCGTCATATCGGGTGCCATGCCTAAGCCCCCTGTGTCCATCAACGTAAAGTGGTTATCTACTACAGCAGAAATAATATCACGGGTAACGCCCGGCTCATCATGTACGATTGACATTCTTTTGCCTACAAGGCGGTTGAAAAGACGACTTTTGCCTACATTAGGGCGGCCTACAATGGCGATGTGTTTGAATATATTCATTTTAACGAGCACATGAATATACCTGAGACGTAAAATTTTTACAAGTAGAAACTTGACCTCACCTATAGGTGTGCGTTGAATGTTATGATTATGAAGTGCAAATTAGCGCATTTACTGGTTTTTCTCTCCCTGTGCACCCCATTTCTTATGGCTGATAATGTAACGCTTGAAGCTGAATCTAAGGATTCAAAAGAAGTGCATGTGACTTATGATAAGTTGGTTGAGGAGTTGAAGCACGTACATCGTCTCAAATCCATTCTCAATCTGTTGACATGGGATGAAAGAGTGAATATGCCGGATCAAAGTGCTGATTTTAGAGCCCTTCAGCAGGGTACATTGGCAAGATTGGTGTATCGGGAATTTACTAAACAAGAGATTGGTGGCTATTTAAACGTTCTTGAGTCTAATGGTGATCAGTTGTCATCCGCACAAAGGGCTTTGGTTCGGGAGACACGTAGGAAGTACGATCGCAAAAAGAGTTTATCTGAGGAATTTGTAGCTCGGAAAAAGGAAATGGAGAGCAAGGGGTATCAGGCGTGGAAAAAGGCTCGTGATGCAAATGATTTCATGTTGTTTGCACCTGTATTGGAAGAAATCCTGGTTATGGCTAGAGAGGAAGCCGGGCATGTTGGTTATGCTGATGATCCTTATGCGTATTGGGTGGATCGGTATGATCCTGGGTTTACCGCGGCAGATATTGATCAATACTTCGGTGAATTGAAGTCTGGAATTGCTCCCATTGTCGCGCAGATACAGGCCTCTTCTGTAAAACCTTCCAGGGATATATTGAAAGGGTTTTCTGTGAAAAAACAAAAAGCTTTCATCACGGAAGTGATAGGCAGGATAGGATTTGATTTTGAGCAGGGCCGTTTAGATAAAACGATCCATCCGTTTTGTGGGGGATCTAGTGAGGATTGCCGAATTACGGTTAACTATGCTAAGGATGCACCTTTATTTTCTGTGTTCGGTGGATTACATGAGGCTGGGCACGGGCTGTATGAGCAAGGGCAGCCGGAACAGTATCTTGGTACACCGTTAGGAGAGGCGTTAGTGATGGCGATGCACGAGTCTCAGAGTCGCCTGTGGGAGAATCAAATTGGCCATAGTAGAGTGTTTTGGGAGTATTGGGAAGGTGAATACAGGCGGTTATTTTATAGGCAACTTCGGGATATTAGTTCGGAGGATTTCTATAGGGCGATTAATGCGGTTGAGGTTAATCCGGTGAGGGTGCAGTCGGATGAGGTTACGTATAACTTGCATGTTATTTTGCGGTATGAGCTTGAGAAGAAGTTGCTTGATGGTTCGCTACAAGTTCGTGATTTGCCGGTGGCGTGGAATAAACTTTCGGAGGAACTTTTGGGGTATACGCCGAAAAATGATATGGAGGGTGTTCTTCAGGATGTACATTGGTCAATTGGGGCGTTTGGGTATTTTCCGAGTTATGCATTGGGGAATATGATTGCGGCGCAGCTGTGGGCGCAGTTGCGGCAGGATATTCCGAATGTGGATGAGGAGATCGCTTTGGGTAACTTTGCGCCGGTATTGGTCTGGTTGCGTGAGAATATACACCAGTATGGGAAGCAGTACTCTACGAAGGAGCTGGTGAAGATGGCTACGGGAAAAGAAATGTCCTCCCAGTACTTTTTGGAGTACTTGTCTGAACGTTATTTGCCGCTATATGTGGGGGATGGGGAAGAGGGGTGACAGGCTTTCGGGCTGCTGCCTCTTATAGACCTACAGCGATACGGAGTTGACCGAGCTGGCCGTTGTCTAGGGTTATGATGACTGTCCAGGTTCCGCCGTTGCTATCGGAGTATTGGGTTTGTAAATGGCCGTTTAGGGTGATGGGAGTGCTTGGGCTTGTTAGGTAGATATTTACGCCGCCATTTAAGGGGGCATAAAATGCGTTACTGCTTAGAACGATGTTGGTGTGTGGTCCGTAGACGGTGACTAAGATAGCGCCCCGCTGGAAGGTGTTATCGATGTCGGACTCGAGTGTTACGTTGTCTCCGGTAAAGTTAATAGAGGATGCAGGGGTATGGTTTTCGCCGATATATAGACTTTTGGGACTCTGGCTTATTGGTTTAAAAGCTACAGAAACTGAATTTAATGTATTGCTGCTGAAAAGTGCGACTGTTTCGACTGGCTTACTGGTTTCTGGAGCGATGTATGTGTGATTTGGTTCCCCTCCATTACCGTAATCTCGCTCTGCTTCAGCGAAAGAGGTGTTAACCGAGATCAGAAGAGCGGTGGCAATTATGCCGGCCAGGTATGTGGAATGGGCGAGTGATTTCATAAATATGTTCGTTTTGGGGAAGGTTAATTTGATTCTGTTGTATCCGAAGCCGGATTGATGGCGGTGTGGATTGTTTGGAGATCCTGTTCTTTGGGGTAGAGGATGAGCGTCCAAGTGCCATCATTGCTGTACTTGTACTCTGATTTCAGGTTGACCGTTAATGTGTAGGGGGCGGGGTGACTTAGGATGATTTTTGAGGTACCGCTGATAGGGATGGTGATCTCATCATTGATGAGCGTGACGTCTATGGTGGAGGCGTGGACGGTGACAGCCAGTGCGCCCTTTGGGATGGTAATTTCATCCTTTAGGACGAGGTTTTTGCCGGCGATATCCAGTTTAGGTACCTGGGTGACATCATAGCCAATGTAGACCGTTTCCTCGGAGCCTGGGATGGGTTTAAAGGATACAGAGAAAGGGGTGGTTGACGTAGAGCTTTTCAGGATAACTGATGAGACAGGGTATTGGGCTTCAGAGCCTGATGAGTTCCCCCAGGTTGAAATTACATCGTTGTAGGGCTGGTCGCTATCCAGGGTGTTGGCGCGCGCTAATGCGCCTGCTGCGCATGCCGTCAGGAGCAGCGCGATTAGGCCGGAAAAAAGGGTAAGTTTGGGGAGTTTTTTCATATAGGGGGATTAGCTATTGGTTATGCCTTTATATTTAATTATAACACATTATTTTTATAAATAAAGTAACACTTTATTTTTTAATAAGTTCTTTATTTCGATGCTGGCGGAGTTGTTATTTATTTCTTCATAGAGGGGCTTGTTTTGTTCGTAATAAAAGCGTGTAAAATTGACACGTTTCGGTTTATTATTAATAATATTTTGTTTTTTAGTTAGGCATAAAAAGGCAAGGTTTGTTTCACCTGAAACAAAAGAAGTGCTCTTTTGAGCAGTATTTATTTAAAGGGTGTTAGGGCAGGGTGCCTCTATTTGAGTCAAGGAAGCAAAAGGTGGTCCGTCTTGATTTTGTGTATTTTTTACATAAAAGCAGTCGGATGGATGAGGGCTACGATGTCTCCTGACGCGAGCGGAGCGAGCGGCGGGGTTGGAGTGTCGATTAATTTTTGTTGAAGGGTTGACTGGTGAAGCTATAGTTGCGGACGGAGGGAAAGGGTCGCCTTTTTAGAGGTCGAGGAAAAAAAAGGGAAATGGGGGGATTAGGGTTGATTGAGAAGTCGCATGGATGTATTTGGTTTTTAAATACGGTATGGGTGTACTGATTTAAGTGTTTTTATGTTCACTGTAATGGCGGTCCCTTCCAGAAAGATTGATGACAATTTGAAGTTTCGTTCAACCAAGACTATACTGTAGTTAAGGATAGCATAGGTGGAGGTGTATGATGCGCGATTATTTATTTTTGATTGGCAACGGGATTAATCGAGCTATTGACGATGACAAGTTTCGTCTGGAAAGTGGAATGGAAGAAGCTTGGGAAGATATTGAGGGTGATGAAGACTTGAAAAAAATTATTTATGATTGTTTAGGAGAAGAGCGATGTCCAAAAAATGAAGTGGAGCTAGAGAACGTACAAAACTGCCTTTTTAGATTAGAGAGAATTCGGAAGGATTTAGGTGGATTGCCGAATGCTTTGAGCGAAAAGATAATGCTGGAAGATTTCAAGAAACGCATCTCCGAGTTTAACGAAAGCTATATTAGCTATTTGTTTGCTGTCGCACACTATTTTTACCAAAAGGTTCGATCGTGTACAAATGATAAAGAATGCGATAGGAAAGAAAAACTCGAAAAACTAAACAACTTCACTAAGGGGTTAGCTGACTTTATAAAGACCAAAAAGGATAAAGAAGGGATTACTGTTCACATCGCAACCTTGAATTATGACTCTTATCTTTATGAAACGTTTCTTGATGAACATGCTGTGTTGAAATGCCTTCCTTCAAGAACTTATCTAGGGGACGGATTTTCCCGTAATGGTTTTATTTATGAGAATCTTCCCCCCCCACAATGTGGTAATTGGTTTGGAAATTATTTGCATTTGCACGGATCTCCTTTGTTCTACACGGGCGCAGATGGTAAAATTTATAAGTCGAAAAGAAGCTATAGCTTGGAGGATAACAAACCGAAGAGATCCCATATTGTCTTGTGTAATCCAAGTCAGAAGCTAGATCTTATTAAGCAATCACCGCTATTAGATGCTTATTTCAACCGTTTCGAAAAGCTTATTTCGCAATCAAAAAAAATTATCGTTTTAGGATATGGAGGTAGAGATGAGCACATTAATCAGGCAATTCGAGATTATAAAAACTCAGATACTTCTATTATTGTCGTACAAAGGAAAGGTTGCGAAGAAAAGGGCTGGAGCGAAAAATTTGGTATAGAACCTTTGAAGCTTACAATCAGGGATAGTTATGATTCAATCTTAGATTTTGATTTTTCTACAATTGATAAATAGATTCTGTGACATTATTTTTCAGGGATTTACGACTGAGGCTTATGCAACTTTTGCCAGACTTTATCCCAGAAATCATTGTTACTATAAAACCGTTTTTTAAGTTGAGTGTATCCGGTCTCATCTCTTTTGATTATCCTTATAAAGTCCACAATTTTGGTTTCGTCCGAATTAAGGACTTCTAGAATTTCATCTTGTCCGATTGCATCTTTTTTGAAAGTTATTTTGAATTCTTCGCGTTTGGTTTCGTCCGAATTAAGGATTTTATTAAATTCTTCGATTTCGCGCTTATTCTTTGTTAAGCTCTTTTTGAATTCTACGATTTCAATCCAATCTAATTGAGGTTCTATAGACTTTGCGACCTTATCGTTATCTAGCATCTTCTCAAACCAGTCTGTGAATTTTGGATTGAGTTCTATTCGATCGTTAAACCTCCCATCCAACGCATGGAAAAAATTGATCAAACGATTATTGTCAAACACGGTAGTACTTTTCTTGTCCTTGGTTCCAATTCTTTTGGCTATTTCATTCTGAAAATCATTGATGATTTCCTGTTCAATTTTATTATCATAAAAGAAATGCAAAGCTTGGTTCAATATGCCGATAGAGTATGGAATAAAATATTTCGAGTCCTTTTCCTTGATGAATTCCATCATCTTCTCAAACCATTTGAGGACTGATGAATATCTTTTTTCTTTAAAGTCACCCTCTTTTTTGAGTCTGCTTAACTCGTTCATACCTGTTAAATCAATGAGATATTGATTTTGTTGAGTTGTTGTTTTCATGCCTTGATACAACTCTAGCCCAGTTATAATTGATTGATTTTTTGCATCGTCAGCATATAAGACTTTTTTATCCTGCATGACTAGATCATCCCACCCCATGTCTGCATATGGGTTTAGTTCATTTTCAATGGATTTATTAATTGCGGCTTTGTAATTTTCGCTCAATAAGTCCAAAAACTTATTTAATGAAGCCTCAGTACTGCAAATCATACTGGTGTATCGATTAAAGTGACTCACGCGTTTGGCATAATTTGCATATTCACTATTGAGAACTTTTCCTTGGGTTAGTGGTGTATTGGTGGCCTCTCCCTCGCACAAACTTTTTATGAATTTTATGATCTCTTGGTCTTTAATCTCTGTTGAAGGAACATAACCCATTAAAGAACGCTCAAAATAGCTTACTAGCCAAGTATCATTCGCCATTCCTTGTATTGATATCGGTACAGAAGCCTCCTGGTCTGGTTTGATGAAACGATCATCCAAGTATTCAAACAGAACATCAATATACTCCTTGTCGTAATTTTCCTCTTCTGTTATGGTATTAATGCTTATTTGATAAGGATTCTCTGGATTTTTATTTTCGTGTTTCTTAATGTTTTCAGCACGATAGTATTGATAATTCGAATACAATGCAAAGACTTTTGGCATTCTTTCTTGGAAGGCGTTTAGTAGTAATAGGCTGTCTAGATCAATTTCGCCGTGTAGCTTGTTCATATCATCCCGAATTTTATTATGCCCCCAGGCGTTTAGTGTTCTGCGCAGGGCTAGCTTTAAGATTCTAGGGTATTCTAAAAAATAAGCTAGCAAGTAGTTGGGTATTGGTAATTCGTTTGGTTTGGGCCGTTCTGCTTTGCAGGGATCGATATCGCCTTCTGTTTCACTGTATTCTATTAAGTACTTTCTTATAGGAATGACAATTTTTTCTATTAGTTCCGGTTTTATTTTTGGTATTACAAAGGTTTTGTCAGAGAGCTTTTGGAGATCCATGAATTGGTAGGCTCTGGGGTCTATATTCAGGATATAAGATATGTTTGTAGCTTCTTTGAGCCTGTATAGGAAACCTTCAAAGGCTTCTTTGGCTTTTTGGTTTCTGCCGTTAGGCTTGTCGTCTAGGAGGAGGATGTTCCGATCGATGTCTTCTATGACAACGCATATGCGCTTGTCTATGGCGATGAGGGCTTTGGAAATGCGTCTTAAGACATCTTCTGAGGTGAAATGTCTGGTGAAGATGCGTGTTAGGAAAGACCATAAGGAACTGTTTTTGGCTAGGATGGAATCCAGATATTTCCCGGTTATGTCTCTTAGGCCGGCTGCTTCTACGTGCTGTGAGAGTTCATGGATGATGGCATCGAGTATAATGCTGATTGTGTTTTTATAGTTATCTGATTCCCAGGTTTGACGTGTTACAAAGAGGATATTGCTTTTCTTCTCTTTTAACTCCTTTTTGATAAGATTTGTGAGCGTGGTTTTACCGCTTCCGTGACCGCCTAGGATAGTGAGGCAGTAGGAGTCTTTGTTGTTGTCAGATAAGTAGTCTGAGAGGTAATGAGCATGCTCTTTGTAATGAAAACGATCGCCGTTTTCTTCAATGGGGTTATCTGTTTCAATCCATTGGATGAGGGCGCTTATTGATTCTGTATTGGGATCTGTAAAACAAAATGGTACTTGATCATTGTTATCTGGTGTTTTTTGTAGGGGTTTAGATAGTTTTTTTTCTTTAGTTTTTTGATTTTTGATTAATCTTTTAATTTCTGAGCCTAAGAAAAAGAACAAAAGCGCCAAGGCAAATGTTGGGAGGAAGAAACCGAAAATATATTCTAAACGAAATGACCAGTAGGGATTATAAAATGCTGAGAGCGATTTTACCAAAGCTACTATAAAATAAGGTGTCCATCCATCGTCTGTAAAAATCATTACCGGTTGTTTAAATACGGTGTATAACCAGTAACCTTCGGAGTTGGAAGAAACGTCTGCTGTAAAACTGAAAAATGAGAATGATATAAAAGCTATTAGTATTAGTAAACCACCTAGGCCGATTCCGGGTTTCCAATCTATTTTTTTACTTATACACGACCATATAACTCCTAGTATA is a window encoding:
- a CDS encoding ribosome biogenesis GTPase Der, translating into MNIFKHIAIVGRPNVGKSRLFNRLVGKRMSIVHDEPGVTRDIISAVVDNHFTLMDTGGLGMAPDMTNQAIHNATEEQVDFAILAAQLVLFVVDGQKGLLPHDEEIASMLHRHGKQVMLVVNKMDHPENTTQLNDFYRLGFKQVFGVSAEHGHGSSALQKAIQDFVGPKSEATEDETEPENRRLSICFAGRPNVGKSSLSNCLLKENRMIVSAVPGTTRDAVQKDFDFTTPSGKIWPFSLIDTAGMRYKQKMDSSVEFYSTLRSTQSMQGADVVFLVVDAKEGVTKQDKRIAGEVLEAGRPMALIVNKWDHAQEAFQKGEVEGYDNIRDFRDKFAEFALKELFFLSNTPVIFTSAIQNYSMDRILKAARMLFEIQCTTIPTSKVNKTVRELLERTPPTIVGNRRFKVYYALQSGTNPITIKVFCNQAHRLEDSYKRYLLTNFNNTFGLKGCPVFFDFVSKLPREQQDALKARKGKSKPKKAGIEVESSDD
- a CDS encoding UDP-N-acetylglucosamine diphosphorylase encodes the protein MKASVFFDLPASIPFRDFFSPDAAPWEWLPQIQLALESFNFSGGKTKKDIPEGLRVSGNVFIDPTAKLPIYGVIEGPCFIGPKTELRPGVYIRGNVIVGANCVLGNSCEYKNCILMDNVQTPHFNYVGDSILGNGAHLGAGVILANLRLDHQDISVKTPYGRVPTALRKIGAIMGDYAEVGCNAVLQPGTLLGKKAMVGPTLAFGGYLEANKMALLAVDHKIYDRKEIQSASKV